A genomic window from Centroberyx gerrardi isolate f3 chromosome 14, fCenGer3.hap1.cur.20231027, whole genome shotgun sequence includes:
- the LOC139930454 gene encoding LOW QUALITY PROTEIN: transcription factor HES-5-like (The sequence of the model RefSeq protein was modified relative to this genomic sequence to represent the inferred CDS: inserted 1 base in 1 codon; substituted 1 base at 1 genomic stop codon) has translation MWQPSVPQSPSQRSHWLXDCEKLQQAQDPHIHMEILGYKYRAEAEERQHRSNWLFTETINXAGQPDSTAMAPTVFGQMSYSKEHLTPTHKLRKPMVEKLRRDRINTSIEQLKSLLGPEFLRQQPDSKQEKADILEMAVSYLRGWQQQKQQAGTSGPMAAGDGYSRCVQEAIGFLSQCEVQSQSQGRLLRHFQGLQASSRTGQTPCSLSPPGSPVHPVSSNKGVSPASCLLWRPW, from the exons ATGTGGCAGCCCAGCGTTCCTCAAAGCCCTTCCCAGCGCTCCCATTGGC GGGACTGTGAGAAACTCCAACAAGCCCAAGACCCACACATTCATATGGAGATTTTGGGGTATAAATACAGGGccgaggcagaggagaggcagcACAGATCCAACTGGCTCTTCACTGAGACTATCAACTGAGCAGGACAGCCTGACTCCACAGCTATGGCACCCACTGTTTTTGGACAAATGAGCTACTCTAAGGAACACCTGACTCCTACTCATAAG CTGAGAAAGCCAATGGTGGAGAAACTGCGTCGGGATCGCATCAACACCAGCATCGAGCAGCTGAAGTCCCTGCTGGGCCCCGAGTTCCTCAGGCAGCAGCCCGACTCCAAGCAGGAGAAGGCGGACATCTTGGAGATGGCCGTCTCCTATCTGAGAGGctggcagcagcagaagcagcaggcCGGCACCTCCGGCCCGATGGCAGCCGGCGACGGTTACTCCCGCTGCGTGCAGGAGGCCATCGGCTTCCTGTCCCAGTGCGAAGTGCAGAGCCAGTCCCAGGGCCGGCTGCTCAGACACTTCCAGGGCCTGCAGGCCTCCAGCAGGACCGGCCAGACTCCCTGCAGCCTCTCCCCCCCCGGCTCACCGGTCCACCCGGTCAGCTCCAACAAGGGCGTGAGTCCAGCCAGCTGCCTGCTGTGGAGGCCCTGGTAG